From a region of the Nyctibius grandis isolate bNycGra1 chromosome 10, bNycGra1.pri, whole genome shotgun sequence genome:
- the LOC137667899 gene encoding tripartite motif-containing protein 10-like isoform X9, with protein MMESEEWDAKIRKLTEEFESDTELEECDTENAELTAEIDNLTAELGERDRKISKLTSDLGECDAKIKERDRKITKLAAEARRLTAQLGDRDKRLRKLTAELAKCDSTIRIFTVELGEQNTKIGELTADVRDCNRKLRQHAAELEERDVQIRANEAEIRRLTELLEERDSEVRKQDAVISKLREELEELKDQEGAESSEELEESDLERGERDKKIEEITEELAERSARIGELTTELGERDTKIDELSAEIEKRDRKIDELTAELEEYKAKVRKCIEEHRKDEEKMANVTLDPETAHPRLILSEDQKSVRWEYLLQESPDGPERFDADPCVLGCEAFTSGRHCWVVDLEEGQYCAVGVSKESLRRKGHVSFNPEEGIWAVQQWGFKNRALTSPPTLLNLPRVPRKIRISLDYEWGEVAFFDVDNGIPIFTFPPASFAGERVRPWFWVELGSLSLVR; from the exons AAAGCGACACAGAACTGG AGGAATGTGACACAGAAAATG cTGAACTTACAGCAGAGATTG acaaTCTGACCGCAGAACTTG gtGAACGTGATAGAAAAATCA gcaAGCTTACGTCAGACCTGG gtgAATGCGATGCCAAAATCA aggaACGTGATAGAAAAATTA CCAAGCTCGCAGCAGAAGCAC GCAGACTCACAGCGCAGCTTG GGGATCGAGACAAGCGGCTTC GGAAACTCACTGCAGAACTTG caaaatgcGACTCAACGATTC gaATATTTACGGTGGAGTTGG GAGAGCAGAACACAAAAATAG gtGAACTCACTGCAGACGTCA gggactgcaacagaaaacttc GGCAACACGCGGCAGAACTGG AGGAGCGGGACGTGCAAATCC GGGCCAACGAAGCGGAGATCA GGCGCCTCACCGAGCTGCTGG aggaGCGGGATTCTGAAGTTC gaaaacagGATGCCGTCATTA gCAAGCTGAGGGAGGAGCTTG aggAATTAAAGGATCAGGAAGGTG CTGAATCTTCTGAGGAGCTTg aggaGAGTGACCTAGAAAGGG GGGAACGTGATAAAAAAATAG aGGAAATCACTGAAGAGCTTG cGGAACGGAGCGCACGGATCG GTGAACTCACCACAGAGCTGG gaGAACGTGACACCAAAATTG aCGAACTATCTGCAGAAATCG aAAAACGTGATAGAAAAATTG atGAACTCACTGCAGAGCTTG AGGAATACAAAGCCAAAGTGC gaaaatgcATTGAAGAGCACA ggaaagatgaggaaaaaatgg CAAACGTGACGCTGGACCCGGAGACAGCCCACCCCCGCCTCATCCTCTCCGAGGATCAGAAGAGCGTGAGGTGGGAATACCTGCTGCAGGAGTCTCCTGACGGCCCCGAGCGCTTCGACGCTGATCCTTGCGTGTTGGGTTGCGAAGCCTTCACCTCCGGGAGACACTGTTGGGTGGTGGATCTAGAAGAAGGCCAGTACTGCGCCGTTGGGGTCAGCAAAGAGTCCCTGCGGAGGAAGGGACACGTTAGCTTTAATCCTGAGGAAGGGATCTGGGCGGTGCAGCAATGGGGGTTCAAGAACCGCGCCCTCACTTCTCCTCCGACCCTCCTCAACCTGCCCCGCGTCCCCAGAAAGATCCGGATCTCTCTAGACTACGAATGGGGAGAGGTGGCTTTTTTTGACGTCGACAACGGAATACCCATCTTCACTTTTCCACCGGCTTCCTTCGCCGGGGAGAGGGTCCGGCCGTGGTTCTGGGTGGAGCTGGGCTCCCTCTCTCTGGTCCGATGA
- the LOC137667899 gene encoding tripartite motif-containing protein 10-like isoform X13 — translation MMESGKLTEEFEESDTELEECDTENAELTAEIDNLTAELGERDRKISKLTSDLGECDAKIKERDRKITKLAAEARRLTAQLGDRDKRLRKLTAELAKCDSTIRIFTVELGEQNTKIGELTADVRDCNRKLRQHAAELEERDVQIRANEAEIRRLTELLEERDSEVRKQDAVISKLREELEELKDQEGAESSEELEESDLERGERDKKIEEITEELAERSARIGELTTELGERDTKIDELSAEIEKRDRKIDELTAELEEYKAKVRKCIEEHRKDEEKMANVTLDPETAHPRLILSEDQKSVRWEYLLQESPDGPERFDADPCVLGCEAFTSGRHCWVVDLEEGQYCAVGVSKESLRRKGHVSFNPEEGIWAVQQWGFKNRALTSPPTLLNLPRVPRKIRISLDYEWGEVAFFDVDNGIPIFTFPPASFAGERVRPWFWVELGSLSLVR, via the exons aaGAAAGCGACACAGAACTGG AGGAATGTGACACAGAAAATG cTGAACTTACAGCAGAGATTG acaaTCTGACCGCAGAACTTG gtGAACGTGATAGAAAAATCA gcaAGCTTACGTCAGACCTGG gtgAATGCGATGCCAAAATCA aggaACGTGATAGAAAAATTA CCAAGCTCGCAGCAGAAGCAC GCAGACTCACAGCGCAGCTTG GGGATCGAGACAAGCGGCTTC GGAAACTCACTGCAGAACTTG caaaatgcGACTCAACGATTC gaATATTTACGGTGGAGTTGG GAGAGCAGAACACAAAAATAG gtGAACTCACTGCAGACGTCA gggactgcaacagaaaacttc GGCAACACGCGGCAGAACTGG AGGAGCGGGACGTGCAAATCC GGGCCAACGAAGCGGAGATCA GGCGCCTCACCGAGCTGCTGG aggaGCGGGATTCTGAAGTTC gaaaacagGATGCCGTCATTA gCAAGCTGAGGGAGGAGCTTG aggAATTAAAGGATCAGGAAGGTG CTGAATCTTCTGAGGAGCTTg aggaGAGTGACCTAGAAAGGG GGGAACGTGATAAAAAAATAG aGGAAATCACTGAAGAGCTTG cGGAACGGAGCGCACGGATCG GTGAACTCACCACAGAGCTGG gaGAACGTGACACCAAAATTG aCGAACTATCTGCAGAAATCG aAAAACGTGATAGAAAAATTG atGAACTCACTGCAGAGCTTG AGGAATACAAAGCCAAAGTGC gaaaatgcATTGAAGAGCACA ggaaagatgaggaaaaaatgg CAAACGTGACGCTGGACCCGGAGACAGCCCACCCCCGCCTCATCCTCTCCGAGGATCAGAAGAGCGTGAGGTGGGAATACCTGCTGCAGGAGTCTCCTGACGGCCCCGAGCGCTTCGACGCTGATCCTTGCGTGTTGGGTTGCGAAGCCTTCACCTCCGGGAGACACTGTTGGGTGGTGGATCTAGAAGAAGGCCAGTACTGCGCCGTTGGGGTCAGCAAAGAGTCCCTGCGGAGGAAGGGACACGTTAGCTTTAATCCTGAGGAAGGGATCTGGGCGGTGCAGCAATGGGGGTTCAAGAACCGCGCCCTCACTTCTCCTCCGACCCTCCTCAACCTGCCCCGCGTCCCCAGAAAGATCCGGATCTCTCTAGACTACGAATGGGGAGAGGTGGCTTTTTTTGACGTCGACAACGGAATACCCATCTTCACTTTTCCACCGGCTTCCTTCGCCGGGGAGAGGGTCCGGCCGTGGTTCTGGGTGGAGCTGGGCTCCCTCTCTCTGGTCCGATGA
- the LOC137667899 gene encoding tripartite motif-containing protein 10-like isoform X16, whose amino-acid sequence MMESGKLTEEFEESDTELAELTAEIDNLTAELGERDRKISKLTSDLGECDAKIKERDRKITKLAAEARRLTAQLGDRDKRLRKLTAELAKCDSTIRIFTVELGEQNTKIGELTADVRDCNRKLRQHAAELEERDVQIRANEAEIRRLTELLEERDSEVRKQDAVISKLREELEELKDQEGAESSEELEESDLERGERDKKIEEITEELAERSARIGELTTELGERDTKIDELSAEIEKRDRKIDELTAELEEYKAKVRKCIEEHRKDEEKMANVTLDPETAHPRLILSEDQKSVRWEYLLQESPDGPERFDADPCVLGCEAFTSGRHCWVVDLEEGQYCAVGVSKESLRRKGHVSFNPEEGIWAVQQWGFKNRALTSPPTLLNLPRVPRKIRISLDYEWGEVAFFDVDNGIPIFTFPPASFAGERVRPWFWVELGSLSLVR is encoded by the exons aaGAAAGCGACACAGAACTGG cTGAACTTACAGCAGAGATTG acaaTCTGACCGCAGAACTTG gtGAACGTGATAGAAAAATCA gcaAGCTTACGTCAGACCTGG gtgAATGCGATGCCAAAATCA aggaACGTGATAGAAAAATTA CCAAGCTCGCAGCAGAAGCAC GCAGACTCACAGCGCAGCTTG GGGATCGAGACAAGCGGCTTC GGAAACTCACTGCAGAACTTG caaaatgcGACTCAACGATTC gaATATTTACGGTGGAGTTGG GAGAGCAGAACACAAAAATAG gtGAACTCACTGCAGACGTCA gggactgcaacagaaaacttc GGCAACACGCGGCAGAACTGG AGGAGCGGGACGTGCAAATCC GGGCCAACGAAGCGGAGATCA GGCGCCTCACCGAGCTGCTGG aggaGCGGGATTCTGAAGTTC gaaaacagGATGCCGTCATTA gCAAGCTGAGGGAGGAGCTTG aggAATTAAAGGATCAGGAAGGTG CTGAATCTTCTGAGGAGCTTg aggaGAGTGACCTAGAAAGGG GGGAACGTGATAAAAAAATAG aGGAAATCACTGAAGAGCTTG cGGAACGGAGCGCACGGATCG GTGAACTCACCACAGAGCTGG gaGAACGTGACACCAAAATTG aCGAACTATCTGCAGAAATCG aAAAACGTGATAGAAAAATTG atGAACTCACTGCAGAGCTTG AGGAATACAAAGCCAAAGTGC gaaaatgcATTGAAGAGCACA ggaaagatgaggaaaaaatgg CAAACGTGACGCTGGACCCGGAGACAGCCCACCCCCGCCTCATCCTCTCCGAGGATCAGAAGAGCGTGAGGTGGGAATACCTGCTGCAGGAGTCTCCTGACGGCCCCGAGCGCTTCGACGCTGATCCTTGCGTGTTGGGTTGCGAAGCCTTCACCTCCGGGAGACACTGTTGGGTGGTGGATCTAGAAGAAGGCCAGTACTGCGCCGTTGGGGTCAGCAAAGAGTCCCTGCGGAGGAAGGGACACGTTAGCTTTAATCCTGAGGAAGGGATCTGGGCGGTGCAGCAATGGGGGTTCAAGAACCGCGCCCTCACTTCTCCTCCGACCCTCCTCAACCTGCCCCGCGTCCCCAGAAAGATCCGGATCTCTCTAGACTACGAATGGGGAGAGGTGGCTTTTTTTGACGTCGACAACGGAATACCCATCTTCACTTTTCCACCGGCTTCCTTCGCCGGGGAGAGGGTCCGGCCGTGGTTCTGGGTGGAGCTGGGCTCCCTCTCTCTGGTCCGATGA
- the LOC137667899 gene encoding tripartite motif-containing protein 10-like isoform X18 — protein MMESGKLTEEFESDTELAELTAEIDNLTAELGERDRKISKLTSDLGECDAKIKERDRKITKLAAEARRLTAQLGDRDKRLRKLTAELAKCDSTIRIFTVELGEQNTKIGELTADVRDCNRKLRQHAAELEERDVQIRANEAEIRRLTELLEERDSEVRKQDAVISKLREELEELKDQEGAESSEELEESDLERGERDKKIEEITEELAERSARIGELTTELGERDTKIDELSAEIEKRDRKIDELTAELEEYKAKVRKCIEEHRKDEEKMANVTLDPETAHPRLILSEDQKSVRWEYLLQESPDGPERFDADPCVLGCEAFTSGRHCWVVDLEEGQYCAVGVSKESLRRKGHVSFNPEEGIWAVQQWGFKNRALTSPPTLLNLPRVPRKIRISLDYEWGEVAFFDVDNGIPIFTFPPASFAGERVRPWFWVELGSLSLVR, from the exons AAAGCGACACAGAACTGG cTGAACTTACAGCAGAGATTG acaaTCTGACCGCAGAACTTG gtGAACGTGATAGAAAAATCA gcaAGCTTACGTCAGACCTGG gtgAATGCGATGCCAAAATCA aggaACGTGATAGAAAAATTA CCAAGCTCGCAGCAGAAGCAC GCAGACTCACAGCGCAGCTTG GGGATCGAGACAAGCGGCTTC GGAAACTCACTGCAGAACTTG caaaatgcGACTCAACGATTC gaATATTTACGGTGGAGTTGG GAGAGCAGAACACAAAAATAG gtGAACTCACTGCAGACGTCA gggactgcaacagaaaacttc GGCAACACGCGGCAGAACTGG AGGAGCGGGACGTGCAAATCC GGGCCAACGAAGCGGAGATCA GGCGCCTCACCGAGCTGCTGG aggaGCGGGATTCTGAAGTTC gaaaacagGATGCCGTCATTA gCAAGCTGAGGGAGGAGCTTG aggAATTAAAGGATCAGGAAGGTG CTGAATCTTCTGAGGAGCTTg aggaGAGTGACCTAGAAAGGG GGGAACGTGATAAAAAAATAG aGGAAATCACTGAAGAGCTTG cGGAACGGAGCGCACGGATCG GTGAACTCACCACAGAGCTGG gaGAACGTGACACCAAAATTG aCGAACTATCTGCAGAAATCG aAAAACGTGATAGAAAAATTG atGAACTCACTGCAGAGCTTG AGGAATACAAAGCCAAAGTGC gaaaatgcATTGAAGAGCACA ggaaagatgaggaaaaaatgg CAAACGTGACGCTGGACCCGGAGACAGCCCACCCCCGCCTCATCCTCTCCGAGGATCAGAAGAGCGTGAGGTGGGAATACCTGCTGCAGGAGTCTCCTGACGGCCCCGAGCGCTTCGACGCTGATCCTTGCGTGTTGGGTTGCGAAGCCTTCACCTCCGGGAGACACTGTTGGGTGGTGGATCTAGAAGAAGGCCAGTACTGCGCCGTTGGGGTCAGCAAAGAGTCCCTGCGGAGGAAGGGACACGTTAGCTTTAATCCTGAGGAAGGGATCTGGGCGGTGCAGCAATGGGGGTTCAAGAACCGCGCCCTCACTTCTCCTCCGACCCTCCTCAACCTGCCCCGCGTCCCCAGAAAGATCCGGATCTCTCTAGACTACGAATGGGGAGAGGTGGCTTTTTTTGACGTCGACAACGGAATACCCATCTTCACTTTTCCACCGGCTTCCTTCGCCGGGGAGAGGGTCCGGCCGTGGTTCTGGGTGGAGCTGGGCTCCCTCTCTCTGGTCCGATGA
- the LOC137667899 gene encoding tripartite motif-containing protein 10-like isoform X15, producing MMESGKLTEEFESDTELEECDTENAELTAEIDNLTAELGERDRKISKLTSDLGECDAKIKERDRKITKLAAEARRLTAQLGDRDKRLRKLTAELAKCDSTIRIFTVELGEQNTKIGELTADVRDCNRKLRQHAAELEERDVQIRANEAEIRRLTELLEERDSEVRKQDAVISKLREELEELKDQEGAESSEELEESDLERGERDKKIEEITEELAERSARIGELTTELGERDTKIDELSAEIEKRDRKIDELTAELEEYKAKVRKCIEEHRKDEEKMANVTLDPETAHPRLILSEDQKSVRWEYLLQESPDGPERFDADPCVLGCEAFTSGRHCWVVDLEEGQYCAVGVSKESLRRKGHVSFNPEEGIWAVQQWGFKNRALTSPPTLLNLPRVPRKIRISLDYEWGEVAFFDVDNGIPIFTFPPASFAGERVRPWFWVELGSLSLVR from the exons AAAGCGACACAGAACTGG AGGAATGTGACACAGAAAATG cTGAACTTACAGCAGAGATTG acaaTCTGACCGCAGAACTTG gtGAACGTGATAGAAAAATCA gcaAGCTTACGTCAGACCTGG gtgAATGCGATGCCAAAATCA aggaACGTGATAGAAAAATTA CCAAGCTCGCAGCAGAAGCAC GCAGACTCACAGCGCAGCTTG GGGATCGAGACAAGCGGCTTC GGAAACTCACTGCAGAACTTG caaaatgcGACTCAACGATTC gaATATTTACGGTGGAGTTGG GAGAGCAGAACACAAAAATAG gtGAACTCACTGCAGACGTCA gggactgcaacagaaaacttc GGCAACACGCGGCAGAACTGG AGGAGCGGGACGTGCAAATCC GGGCCAACGAAGCGGAGATCA GGCGCCTCACCGAGCTGCTGG aggaGCGGGATTCTGAAGTTC gaaaacagGATGCCGTCATTA gCAAGCTGAGGGAGGAGCTTG aggAATTAAAGGATCAGGAAGGTG CTGAATCTTCTGAGGAGCTTg aggaGAGTGACCTAGAAAGGG GGGAACGTGATAAAAAAATAG aGGAAATCACTGAAGAGCTTG cGGAACGGAGCGCACGGATCG GTGAACTCACCACAGAGCTGG gaGAACGTGACACCAAAATTG aCGAACTATCTGCAGAAATCG aAAAACGTGATAGAAAAATTG atGAACTCACTGCAGAGCTTG AGGAATACAAAGCCAAAGTGC gaaaatgcATTGAAGAGCACA ggaaagatgaggaaaaaatgg CAAACGTGACGCTGGACCCGGAGACAGCCCACCCCCGCCTCATCCTCTCCGAGGATCAGAAGAGCGTGAGGTGGGAATACCTGCTGCAGGAGTCTCCTGACGGCCCCGAGCGCTTCGACGCTGATCCTTGCGTGTTGGGTTGCGAAGCCTTCACCTCCGGGAGACACTGTTGGGTGGTGGATCTAGAAGAAGGCCAGTACTGCGCCGTTGGGGTCAGCAAAGAGTCCCTGCGGAGGAAGGGACACGTTAGCTTTAATCCTGAGGAAGGGATCTGGGCGGTGCAGCAATGGGGGTTCAAGAACCGCGCCCTCACTTCTCCTCCGACCCTCCTCAACCTGCCCCGCGTCCCCAGAAAGATCCGGATCTCTCTAGACTACGAATGGGGAGAGGTGGCTTTTTTTGACGTCGACAACGGAATACCCATCTTCACTTTTCCACCGGCTTCCTTCGCCGGGGAGAGGGTCCGGCCGTGGTTCTGGGTGGAGCTGGGCTCCCTCTCTCTGGTCCGATGA
- the LOC137667899 gene encoding tripartite motif-containing protein 10-like isoform X7, translating into MMESGKRNADPGKLTEEFEESDTELEECDTENAELTAEIDNLTAELGERDRKISKLTSDLGECDAKIKERDRKITKLAAEARRLTAQLGDRDKRLRKLTAELAKCDSTIRIFTVELGEQNTKIGELTADVRDCNRKLRQHAAELEERDVQIRANEAEIRRLTELLEERDSEVRKQDAVISKLREELEELKDQEGAESSEELEESDLERGERDKKIEEITEELAERSARIGELTTELGERDTKIDELSAEIEKRDRKIDELTAELEEYKAKVRKCIEEHRKDEEKMANVTLDPETAHPRLILSEDQKSVRWEYLLQESPDGPERFDADPCVLGCEAFTSGRHCWVVDLEEGQYCAVGVSKESLRRKGHVSFNPEEGIWAVQQWGFKNRALTSPPTLLNLPRVPRKIRISLDYEWGEVAFFDVDNGIPIFTFPPASFAGERVRPWFWVELGSLSLVR; encoded by the exons aaGAAAGCGACACAGAACTGG AGGAATGTGACACAGAAAATG cTGAACTTACAGCAGAGATTG acaaTCTGACCGCAGAACTTG gtGAACGTGATAGAAAAATCA gcaAGCTTACGTCAGACCTGG gtgAATGCGATGCCAAAATCA aggaACGTGATAGAAAAATTA CCAAGCTCGCAGCAGAAGCAC GCAGACTCACAGCGCAGCTTG GGGATCGAGACAAGCGGCTTC GGAAACTCACTGCAGAACTTG caaaatgcGACTCAACGATTC gaATATTTACGGTGGAGTTGG GAGAGCAGAACACAAAAATAG gtGAACTCACTGCAGACGTCA gggactgcaacagaaaacttc GGCAACACGCGGCAGAACTGG AGGAGCGGGACGTGCAAATCC GGGCCAACGAAGCGGAGATCA GGCGCCTCACCGAGCTGCTGG aggaGCGGGATTCTGAAGTTC gaaaacagGATGCCGTCATTA gCAAGCTGAGGGAGGAGCTTG aggAATTAAAGGATCAGGAAGGTG CTGAATCTTCTGAGGAGCTTg aggaGAGTGACCTAGAAAGGG GGGAACGTGATAAAAAAATAG aGGAAATCACTGAAGAGCTTG cGGAACGGAGCGCACGGATCG GTGAACTCACCACAGAGCTGG gaGAACGTGACACCAAAATTG aCGAACTATCTGCAGAAATCG aAAAACGTGATAGAAAAATTG atGAACTCACTGCAGAGCTTG AGGAATACAAAGCCAAAGTGC gaaaatgcATTGAAGAGCACA ggaaagatgaggaaaaaatgg CAAACGTGACGCTGGACCCGGAGACAGCCCACCCCCGCCTCATCCTCTCCGAGGATCAGAAGAGCGTGAGGTGGGAATACCTGCTGCAGGAGTCTCCTGACGGCCCCGAGCGCTTCGACGCTGATCCTTGCGTGTTGGGTTGCGAAGCCTTCACCTCCGGGAGACACTGTTGGGTGGTGGATCTAGAAGAAGGCCAGTACTGCGCCGTTGGGGTCAGCAAAGAGTCCCTGCGGAGGAAGGGACACGTTAGCTTTAATCCTGAGGAAGGGATCTGGGCGGTGCAGCAATGGGGGTTCAAGAACCGCGCCCTCACTTCTCCTCCGACCCTCCTCAACCTGCCCCGCGTCCCCAGAAAGATCCGGATCTCTCTAGACTACGAATGGGGAGAGGTGGCTTTTTTTGACGTCGACAACGGAATACCCATCTTCACTTTTCCACCGGCTTCCTTCGCCGGGGAGAGGGTCCGGCCGTGGTTCTGGGTGGAGCTGGGCTCCCTCTCTCTGGTCCGATGA
- the LOC137667899 gene encoding tripartite motif-containing protein 10-like isoform X19 — protein sequence MMESGKLTEEFEESDTELDNLTAELGERDRKISKLTSDLGECDAKIKERDRKITKLAAEARRLTAQLGDRDKRLRKLTAELAKCDSTIRIFTVELGEQNTKIGELTADVRDCNRKLRQHAAELEERDVQIRANEAEIRRLTELLEERDSEVRKQDAVISKLREELEELKDQEGAESSEELEESDLERGERDKKIEEITEELAERSARIGELTTELGERDTKIDELSAEIEKRDRKIDELTAELEEYKAKVRKCIEEHRKDEEKMANVTLDPETAHPRLILSEDQKSVRWEYLLQESPDGPERFDADPCVLGCEAFTSGRHCWVVDLEEGQYCAVGVSKESLRRKGHVSFNPEEGIWAVQQWGFKNRALTSPPTLLNLPRVPRKIRISLDYEWGEVAFFDVDNGIPIFTFPPASFAGERVRPWFWVELGSLSLVR from the exons aaGAAAGCGACACAGAACTGG acaaTCTGACCGCAGAACTTG gtGAACGTGATAGAAAAATCA gcaAGCTTACGTCAGACCTGG gtgAATGCGATGCCAAAATCA aggaACGTGATAGAAAAATTA CCAAGCTCGCAGCAGAAGCAC GCAGACTCACAGCGCAGCTTG GGGATCGAGACAAGCGGCTTC GGAAACTCACTGCAGAACTTG caaaatgcGACTCAACGATTC gaATATTTACGGTGGAGTTGG GAGAGCAGAACACAAAAATAG gtGAACTCACTGCAGACGTCA gggactgcaacagaaaacttc GGCAACACGCGGCAGAACTGG AGGAGCGGGACGTGCAAATCC GGGCCAACGAAGCGGAGATCA GGCGCCTCACCGAGCTGCTGG aggaGCGGGATTCTGAAGTTC gaaaacagGATGCCGTCATTA gCAAGCTGAGGGAGGAGCTTG aggAATTAAAGGATCAGGAAGGTG CTGAATCTTCTGAGGAGCTTg aggaGAGTGACCTAGAAAGGG GGGAACGTGATAAAAAAATAG aGGAAATCACTGAAGAGCTTG cGGAACGGAGCGCACGGATCG GTGAACTCACCACAGAGCTGG gaGAACGTGACACCAAAATTG aCGAACTATCTGCAGAAATCG aAAAACGTGATAGAAAAATTG atGAACTCACTGCAGAGCTTG AGGAATACAAAGCCAAAGTGC gaaaatgcATTGAAGAGCACA ggaaagatgaggaaaaaatgg CAAACGTGACGCTGGACCCGGAGACAGCCCACCCCCGCCTCATCCTCTCCGAGGATCAGAAGAGCGTGAGGTGGGAATACCTGCTGCAGGAGTCTCCTGACGGCCCCGAGCGCTTCGACGCTGATCCTTGCGTGTTGGGTTGCGAAGCCTTCACCTCCGGGAGACACTGTTGGGTGGTGGATCTAGAAGAAGGCCAGTACTGCGCCGTTGGGGTCAGCAAAGAGTCCCTGCGGAGGAAGGGACACGTTAGCTTTAATCCTGAGGAAGGGATCTGGGCGGTGCAGCAATGGGGGTTCAAGAACCGCGCCCTCACTTCTCCTCCGACCCTCCTCAACCTGCCCCGCGTCCCCAGAAAGATCCGGATCTCTCTAGACTACGAATGGGGAGAGGTGGCTTTTTTTGACGTCGACAACGGAATACCCATCTTCACTTTTCCACCGGCTTCCTTCGCCGGGGAGAGGGTCCGGCCGTGGTTCTGGGTGGAGCTGGGCTCCCTCTCTCTGGTCCGATGA
- the LOC137667899 gene encoding tripartite motif-containing protein 10-like isoform X17: MMESEEWDAKIRKLTEEFEESDTELDNLTAELGERDRKISKLTSDLGECDAKIKERDRKITKLAAEARRLTAQLGDRDKRLRKLTAELAKCDSTIRIFTVELGEQNTKIGELTADVRDCNRKLRQHAAELEERDVQIRANEAEIRRLTELLEERDSEVRKQDAVISKLREELEELKDQEGAESSEELEESDLERGERDKKIEEITEELAERSARIGELTTELGERDTKIDELSAEIEKRDRKIDELTAELEEYKAKVRKCIEEHRKDEEKMANVTLDPETAHPRLILSEDQKSVRWEYLLQESPDGPERFDADPCVLGCEAFTSGRHCWVVDLEEGQYCAVGVSKESLRRKGHVSFNPEEGIWAVQQWGFKNRALTSPPTLLNLPRVPRKIRISLDYEWGEVAFFDVDNGIPIFTFPPASFAGERVRPWFWVELGSLSLVR, translated from the exons aaGAAAGCGACACAGAACTGG acaaTCTGACCGCAGAACTTG gtGAACGTGATAGAAAAATCA gcaAGCTTACGTCAGACCTGG gtgAATGCGATGCCAAAATCA aggaACGTGATAGAAAAATTA CCAAGCTCGCAGCAGAAGCAC GCAGACTCACAGCGCAGCTTG GGGATCGAGACAAGCGGCTTC GGAAACTCACTGCAGAACTTG caaaatgcGACTCAACGATTC gaATATTTACGGTGGAGTTGG GAGAGCAGAACACAAAAATAG gtGAACTCACTGCAGACGTCA gggactgcaacagaaaacttc GGCAACACGCGGCAGAACTGG AGGAGCGGGACGTGCAAATCC GGGCCAACGAAGCGGAGATCA GGCGCCTCACCGAGCTGCTGG aggaGCGGGATTCTGAAGTTC gaaaacagGATGCCGTCATTA gCAAGCTGAGGGAGGAGCTTG aggAATTAAAGGATCAGGAAGGTG CTGAATCTTCTGAGGAGCTTg aggaGAGTGACCTAGAAAGGG GGGAACGTGATAAAAAAATAG aGGAAATCACTGAAGAGCTTG cGGAACGGAGCGCACGGATCG GTGAACTCACCACAGAGCTGG gaGAACGTGACACCAAAATTG aCGAACTATCTGCAGAAATCG aAAAACGTGATAGAAAAATTG atGAACTCACTGCAGAGCTTG AGGAATACAAAGCCAAAGTGC gaaaatgcATTGAAGAGCACA ggaaagatgaggaaaaaatgg CAAACGTGACGCTGGACCCGGAGACAGCCCACCCCCGCCTCATCCTCTCCGAGGATCAGAAGAGCGTGAGGTGGGAATACCTGCTGCAGGAGTCTCCTGACGGCCCCGAGCGCTTCGACGCTGATCCTTGCGTGTTGGGTTGCGAAGCCTTCACCTCCGGGAGACACTGTTGGGTGGTGGATCTAGAAGAAGGCCAGTACTGCGCCGTTGGGGTCAGCAAAGAGTCCCTGCGGAGGAAGGGACACGTTAGCTTTAATCCTGAGGAAGGGATCTGGGCGGTGCAGCAATGGGGGTTCAAGAACCGCGCCCTCACTTCTCCTCCGACCCTCCTCAACCTGCCCCGCGTCCCCAGAAAGATCCGGATCTCTCTAGACTACGAATGGGGAGAGGTGGCTTTTTTTGACGTCGACAACGGAATACCCATCTTCACTTTTCCACCGGCTTCCTTCGCCGGGGAGAGGGTCCGGCCGTGGTTCTGGGTGGAGCTGGGCTCCCTCTCTCTGGTCCGATGA